The following are from one region of the Desulfurobacteriaceae bacterium genome:
- a CDS encoding carboxypeptidase regulatory-like domain-containing protein, whose product MGKNLKTIFLVFLLSFIVGCSVETSTNSNSDTTQTTYQDTTSTSSDTTTTSYSSSTSSNEITSSTEIEREGGTIKVKFVTPNIQRSYEYEASGGLIATPDKIAQAISAALKVSESNIKQEEEDGTWVITNVPPTADASISYKSEDGYGVQINDIAVKKGETVDLGEIELKPLYDFSIKVLTNRFSEVWLNINSLDLYQRIPTGEDVIIKGIPEGRYFLTLSDINGNVLLSRYVSVGNETQNVTISLDDLVFEGSLTGKVIDSTGNPIQNALVFLKPDKDNYLLAITDDNGYFKFTNLAKGTYTVLIKKEGFIPKTVENIDLSSLSKDLGTIFLSPSETTGAIAGYVYFSDSTEHAGIDITVERLDGEFETKQNGSLIDGAFLITGLPEGKYRLHFGKSSDSSYEEVTTEEIEVIAGVTTVLEDPIILHRLTGTVEGTIKLPEDFEGLENLKIDILDSTGNVVTTYSPIGDIVNGTFSFTIQNVPVGNDYYIKVYGSDKDGNLINTIVKELGSLSVGETLTIDTPIEITYVDPNPPEFKVVNVYSLTENVTQDENGNYFLNPGNTVNIEVLAVDPDGDNVTYEFDSEFGEFIAMDPTAGKATWKSPDEGGIYSIVVKAKSNARTTSKTISFKVNHYPEITVISPAETDITNNQYPKEYKANEEVVINTSITDPDSDNVTIRWFSDLQGDLGDNENLQKVLIPGTHTITLEVQDEHGLKTVKTFYIKVNPMDLVWLKAPDAGTIKLYTTEDGIDLPSTYQIPIATTDKTLLYESLDESVATVDSNGIIYAVKAGTTKVRVYSQEKDENGNPLYEFYITVRVIDNLKTDDNGTYTLSPGEIRQVKVDKTYTVKLTNLELGKYEILIFDDKDIISESYTRSEIYADGYRNSYDDGNTYYQLEVLDKETDYELKLIPKNRYSSYSGKEYVKIALFPGWDVKDKDGNLLSSIAWDGNTLEPNDVKATAYEIKLGQAVYSDVNIWKHDYVDWYRLSITTKGYYTVKFQTLSGTYDYNNVYFRVYDPSGSEVGSTRLYRIGWSVFSFEAKTTGNYYIKIYSDYNRDAYYRFIIYPSITNGLKQDVNGEPNDSEYMATPLELLQEIKADVGVGADPYDWYDLKNLEKDKTYTVRLRTYSGTESCWGAELWAKIYSPSGSEIAKGSIDGECTNCQTWFDFTPKESGNYKIKVYRESWCDTYYALEVYPSVDNGLKQDAKGEPNNTPNLATPIKIGEEIENWVGVGFDTVDYYEVKITTPGKYVLTISILDGTESWGYYQLITKFYNSDCRVDGNIGKTGSCTYTISEPGTYILKIYRENNYDTHYKFSLTKEEE is encoded by the coding sequence ACGAGTATGAAGCTTCTGGGGGTTTAATAGCAACTCCTGATAAAATAGCTCAGGCTATAAGTGCTGCTTTAAAAGTCAGCGAATCTAACATTAAACAAGAAGAAGAAGATGGTACCTGGGTAATTACTAACGTTCCTCCTACTGCAGACGCCTCTATATCCTACAAAAGTGAAGATGGATATGGGGTTCAAATAAACGATATTGCTGTTAAAAAGGGAGAAACTGTTGATTTAGGAGAGATAGAACTAAAACCTTTATACGACTTTTCTATTAAAGTCCTAACTAACCGATTCTCAGAAGTTTGGTTAAACATTAACTCTTTAGACCTTTATCAAAGAATCCCCACAGGAGAAGACGTTATAATTAAAGGAATTCCAGAGGGAAGGTATTTTCTTACGCTTTCTGATATAAATGGAAATGTGCTGTTAAGTAGATATGTTTCTGTAGGAAATGAAACTCAGAATGTAACCATATCTCTTGATGATCTAGTATTTGAAGGATCCCTTACTGGTAAAGTTATAGATTCTACGGGTAATCCTATTCAGAATGCCCTAGTTTTTCTAAAACCGGATAAGGACAATTATCTTTTAGCTATTACAGATGATAATGGGTACTTTAAGTTTACAAATTTAGCTAAAGGAACTTATACAGTCCTTATAAAAAAAGAAGGTTTTATACCTAAAACTGTCGAAAACATAGACTTATCATCTCTCAGTAAAGATTTAGGAACTATATTCTTATCTCCATCCGAAACAACCGGAGCAATAGCAGGTTACGTTTACTTCTCTGATTCTACCGAACATGCCGGTATAGATATTACAGTAGAAAGGCTTGACGGAGAATTTGAAACAAAGCAGAATGGTTCCTTAATAGATGGAGCTTTCTTAATAACAGGTCTCCCCGAAGGTAAATATAGACTCCACTTTGGAAAATCTTCAGACTCATCCTACGAGGAAGTTACTACGGAAGAAATCGAAGTAATAGCAGGTGTTACAACTGTATTAGAAGATCCTATCATTCTACATAGATTAACCGGAACAGTAGAAGGAACTATAAAGCTTCCAGAAGATTTTGAAGGTTTGGAAAACCTCAAAATTGACATATTAGATAGCACTGGCAACGTTGTAACAACTTACTCTCCTATAGGAGATATAGTAAATGGAACTTTCAGCTTTACTATTCAAAATGTGCCTGTTGGAAACGATTACTATATAAAAGTTTATGGAAGCGATAAAGATGGAAATCTTATCAATACAATAGTGAAAGAATTAGGAAGTCTTTCTGTTGGAGAGACTTTAACTATAGACACTCCTATCGAGATTACATATGTAGATCCTAATCCACCTGAATTTAAAGTTGTAAATGTTTATTCTCTTACAGAAAATGTTACCCAAGATGAGAATGGCAATTACTTCCTCAATCCTGGTAATACCGTTAATATAGAAGTATTGGCTGTTGATCCGGACGGAGATAATGTTACTTACGAATTTGACTCTGAATTTGGAGAATTCATAGCTATGGATCCTACTGCAGGAAAAGCTACATGGAAATCTCCCGATGAAGGGGGAATTTATTCTATCGTCGTAAAAGCAAAAAGTAATGCCCGTACTACTTCTAAAACTATTTCCTTTAAAGTAAACCATTACCCCGAAATTACAGTTATTTCTCCAGCCGAAACAGATATAACAAACAACCAATATCCTAAAGAGTATAAAGCTAATGAAGAGGTTGTAATAAATACTTCAATAACAGACCCAGATTCTGATAACGTTACTATAAGATGGTTCTCCGATCTACAAGGAGACTTAGGAGATAATGAAAATCTCCAAAAAGTTTTAATTCCTGGAACACATACTATTACTTTGGAAGTCCAAGATGAGCATGGACTAAAAACCGTAAAGACCTTCTATATAAAAGTGAACCCTATGGATTTAGTGTGGCTAAAAGCTCCAGATGCTGGAACAATTAAACTTTATACTACAGAAGATGGAATAGATCTCCCGTCAACTTATCAAATTCCTATAGCTACCACAGATAAAACACTTCTTTATGAATCCTTAGATGAAAGCGTTGCTACAGTAGACAGTAATGGCATCATTTATGCTGTAAAAGCAGGAACTACAAAGGTTAGAGTTTACTCTCAAGAAAAGGATGAAAATGGTAATCCTCTCTACGAGTTCTACATTACAGTACGTGTTATAGATAACCTGAAAACTGATGATAATGGGACTTATACTTTAAGTCCAGGAGAAATACGCCAAGTAAAAGTAGATAAAACCTACACAGTAAAACTTACTAATTTAGAACTAGGAAAATATGAAATACTTATATTTGATGATAAAGATATTATTTCTGAAAGTTATACCCGTAGTGAGATATATGCAGACGGATATAGAAATTCGTATGATGATGGAAATACCTATTATCAGCTTGAAGTTCTGGACAAAGAGACAGACTATGAATTAAAGCTTATTCCTAAAAATCGCTACTCTTCTTATTCAGGAAAAGAGTATGTAAAAATTGCTTTATTCCCCGGATGGGATGTAAAAGATAAAGACGGTAATCTTTTAAGTAGTATTGCCTGGGATGGAAACACCCTTGAACCAAACGATGTAAAGGCAACAGCATATGAGATTAAGCTTGGGCAGGCTGTTTACTCGGATGTAAACATTTGGAAACACGACTACGTCGATTGGTATAGGCTTTCTATTACTACTAAAGGATACTACACAGTAAAATTTCAAACTTTAAGTGGAACATACGACTACAACAATGTGTACTTTAGAGTCTATGATCCCTCAGGATCAGAAGTAGGTTCCACTAGGCTTTATAGAATCGGCTGGTCTGTATTTTCATTTGAAGCTAAAACTACAGGAAATTACTACATAAAAATTTACTCTGACTACAACCGTGATGCATATTACAGATTCATCATTTATCCATCCATAACCAATGGACTCAAACAGGACGTTAATGGAGAACCGAATGACAGTGAATATATGGCAACTCCTCTGGAGCTCTTACAAGAGATAAAGGCTGATGTAGGCGTAGGAGCTGATCCTTACGATTGGTATGATCTTAAAAACCTTGAAAAAGATAAGACTTATACTGTAAGACTAAGAACATACTCAGGGACAGAAAGTTGTTGGGGAGCCGAACTTTGGGCAAAGATTTACTCTCCTTCTGGTTCAGAAATTGCAAAAGGATCTATTGATGGTGAATGTACAAATTGTCAAACTTGGTTCGATTTCACACCTAAGGAAAGTGGAAATTACAAAATAAAAGTTTATAGAGAAAGTTGGTGCGATACTTATTATGCTCTGGAAGTTTATCCAAGTGTAGATAATGGCTTAAAACAGGATGCTAAAGGGGAGCCAAATAATACACCTAATCTTGCAACTCCTATAAAAATAGGGGAAGAGATAGAGAATTGGGTTGGCGTTGGTTTTGATACCGTAGACTACTATGAAGTTAAAATCACAACACCTGGAAAATATGTACTTACCATATCAATTTTAGATGGTACAGAATCTTGGGGTTACTACCAACTCATTACAAAATTTTATAATTCAGATTGTCGTGTGGATGGCAATATTGGAAAAACAGGAAGTTGTACTTATACCATTTCCGAACCAGGAACTTATATATTGAAAATCTATAGAGAAAATAACTACGACACCCACTACAAATTTTCTCTCACTAAAGAAGAAGAGTAA
- a CDS encoding PEGA domain-containing protein has product MKRELLTFLMLLIITSCYAAPIDEKILFEEKKAQKAFKELEETNLPPKDFSVDPENEKVLIYKRKKVKVLLNACGFGKTPKEARVSALKELSEQILVKVETETQLERKRINGRTSRKYKSTSTLKSESFLKGVLLSKPLFENGNYKVCAYFTEDSLKATIDFLKTSLEVDFAKLNKNQLKELLTKAYYLLSIAYLSNNRKEIVNFVKKKVEEINTYLNYGMLTINTIPENASIFVNGKSYKPFTPILLPPQREYLVKVSAPGYKTETFTVFLSRGDKVSKTVELQKIVKGRVKVFVHSNVPFLVEEAKAILTKSGLEVSPFPISPNAILIKFKDTKTEIDGYTKHSINITVEAYKEGKVVLTLSGRMKPFYTTLETEKVILQKKSNKLLSAILKKLINQLDAEKFKGEEDFDYRPLFKIKTLTSTRMESKSTNTEKEEFSPKQLVSFLLNSVKIENLNYEIYKPDHFLKQYINIKTGEILKKNPYGDKRYFIKLSFSIGYPKGLLRKVKSYLSAIAKKQERDVPVSNTKDYQCTFFLGIKNILKTSEIWSFVFSMDRKTCESLAKEIDRTLRKKVLEISFKDKDELTLVGAKYRWDGGFSYPSIADVHPLEFSEINDSPFDRYLKFHLPTLKDTNFYLILDWKEPVNLSGYVPESIAKEITTIKVELK; this is encoded by the coding sequence ATGAAAAGAGAACTTTTAACATTTTTAATGCTTTTGATCATTACTTCTTGTTACGCAGCCCCTATAGATGAGAAAATTCTTTTTGAAGAAAAAAAGGCACAAAAAGCTTTCAAGGAACTTGAAGAAACCAATTTACCTCCAAAAGATTTTTCGGTAGATCCTGAAAATGAAAAAGTTTTAATCTATAAAAGAAAAAAAGTGAAAGTTCTACTTAATGCCTGTGGTTTTGGGAAAACTCCAAAAGAAGCAAGAGTAAGTGCCCTTAAAGAGCTCTCAGAACAAATTTTGGTAAAAGTTGAAACAGAAACACAGTTAGAAAGAAAAAGAATAAACGGCAGAACTTCAAGAAAATACAAGTCAACTTCAACTTTGAAATCAGAATCTTTCCTAAAGGGCGTCCTACTTTCAAAACCTCTCTTTGAAAACGGCAATTACAAGGTATGTGCTTACTTCACAGAAGATTCTCTAAAAGCAACAATAGACTTTTTAAAAACAAGCTTAGAAGTAGATTTCGCGAAACTCAACAAAAACCAGTTAAAAGAGCTCTTAACCAAAGCTTACTATCTTCTTTCTATAGCTTACCTGTCAAATAACAGAAAAGAAATAGTAAACTTTGTAAAGAAAAAAGTAGAAGAAATAAACACTTACCTAAATTATGGAATGCTTACCATCAATACAATACCTGAAAATGCTTCCATTTTTGTAAATGGAAAAAGTTACAAACCTTTTACTCCTATTCTACTTCCTCCCCAAAGAGAATACCTTGTAAAGGTAAGTGCTCCAGGATACAAAACAGAAACTTTTACAGTTTTTCTATCAAGAGGAGATAAAGTTTCAAAAACCGTAGAACTTCAAAAGATTGTAAAGGGCAGAGTGAAAGTTTTCGTTCATTCCAACGTTCCATTTTTGGTAGAAGAAGCAAAAGCAATTCTCACAAAGAGTGGTTTAGAGGTTTCTCCTTTCCCTATATCACCCAACGCAATCCTTATAAAGTTCAAGGACACAAAGACAGAAATTGATGGATACACAAAACATTCAATCAACATAACCGTTGAAGCCTACAAGGAAGGAAAGGTTGTTTTAACCCTTTCAGGAAGAATGAAACCTTTCTACACAACGCTTGAAACTGAAAAAGTTATCTTACAGAAAAAAAGCAACAAGCTTTTATCTGCTATTCTAAAAAAACTTATAAATCAACTTGACGCAGAAAAGTTTAAAGGAGAAGAAGACTTTGACTATAGACCTCTTTTTAAGATAAAAACTTTAACAAGTACGAGAATGGAAAGTAAAAGTACTAATACTGAAAAAGAGGAATTTTCTCCAAAGCAACTTGTGAGCTTCTTGTTAAACAGTGTTAAGATCGAGAATTTAAACTATGAGATATACAAACCAGATCATTTTTTAAAGCAGTACATTAACATAAAAACTGGAGAGATTTTAAAGAAAAATCCTTATGGAGATAAAAGATACTTTATTAAGTTAAGTTTCTCAATAGGTTATCCGAAAGGTCTTTTAAGAAAAGTTAAAAGTTATCTATCAGCGATAGCTAAAAAGCAAGAAAGAGATGTTCCAGTAAGCAATACCAAAGATTACCAATGCACATTTTTCTTAGGAATAAAAAATATTTTAAAAACTTCCGAAATCTGGAGTTTTGTATTTTCTATGGACAGAAAAACTTGTGAATCTTTGGCAAAAGAAATTGATAGAACTCTAAGGAAAAAAGTCTTAGAAATTTCCTTTAAAGATAAAGATGAACTTACTCTCGTTGGAGCAAAGTATAGATGGGATGGAGGCTTCTCTTATCCATCTATAGCAGATGTTCACCCTCTTGAATTTAGTGAAATAAACGATAGTCCTTTTGATAGATACTTAAAATTCCACCTCCCAACACTTAAAGATACAAACTTTTATCTAATCCTTGACTGGAAGGAACCTGTAAATCTTTCTGGTTATGTTCCAGAGAGCATTGCCAAGGAAATAACAACAATAAAAGTGGAATTAAAATAA